The sequence below is a genomic window from Nitrospiria bacterium.
CACATTTAAAAAAATAGGCTCTTTGTTTTTACCTTCCATTAAAACACCATGTGTATCTTCCACCAATCCTTTTAACTTTTTCCCCACCCCAATGGCATTTTCTTTATCCGTTCCATCCAGCATGATTCCAAAGGTACTTCCATAGCAACGGCAAAGGAGGTCTCTTCCTTTTAAATTCTCCTGAAAGATTCGAGCAACCCCTTTGATGGTTTCATCCCCAACTTCTTTTCCTCTCCTTTTATTAAAGTTTTTAAAATGCCGAATGCGTGTAAAAACCAGAGCCAAAGGCTCTTTTCCTTCCTTGGATTTAAATTCGTTTCGGTGAAGAAAATCCTCGAGATATTTTTCATTAAAAAGACCAGTTAAAGGGTCAACCCAATCTTCTTTCCGTCCTTTTTGGGGTTCGGTGATAGGGTTTTTATGGATTTGAGGAATAACTTCCGTTGCCTCCAATTCCGAAGCCTTAATATGCAACCCTTCTTCAGATGCGATTCGTTTAGGCAAAATAAACGTAAAGGTACTTCCCCTCCCAAATTGACTGTCCACAAAAATCTGTCCGCCGTGCATATCCACATATTTTTTTGCAATGGGCAATCCCAAACCGCTGCCCATATGCTCCCGAGCATCAGAGGAATCCAGTTGTTTAAAATCATCAAAAATTTTCTCCCGGTCCTCTTTTCTTATTCCTTTTCCATTATCAATCACCGATATTTCTACAGCCGGTTCTCCCTTTAACAAACAAGAAGAAGACCGGATAGAAATGATCCCGTTCTTAGGTGTAAATTTTATGGCGTTACTTAAAAGGTTTAAAAGAATTTGTTGAACCTTGGTCTGGTCGGCATTAATCATTAACTCCCCATCTTCAAATTTATAATCCTCTCCCTGTGTTTTGATTTGGAATTCTATTTTCTGTTTTTTTTTCGCCGCCAAAGGAGCCACGGTTACCCGGCATCTTTTCACTAATTTTTCAACAGAAAACTCCCCAAGTTTAACTTCCATTTTCCCTGCTTTGATTCTGGAAAGATCCAGAAGATTATTAATTTCATTTAATAAAAGCTTTCCGCTCTCCTGAATACTTTCAATACATTCATTCTGTTTTGGGTTCAAATCACCGCCTTTCCCGGTTAAAAGGAATTCAGAATTACCAATAATCGAAGTCATCGGGGTTCTCAATTGATGGCTAATATTGGAAAAAAATTCCGTTTTAAAACGGTCCGCCTCCTGGAGTTGCTCCACCATGGCTTTCGTCCGTATGAACAAGGTGGCGTTTTCAATGGCAATGCTCAGTTGACTCCCAATAGACAAAAGCAATTCCATATCTTGGGGAGAAAAAGAACGGGGAGTTCGACTGGCTCCGGTTAATGTTCCCAACACCCTGTCCTTTGATTTCAGAGGAATGGCAACCACAGTGACCATTCCCAAACTTTGGAAGGGTCCTCCCGATTTTGGGGTCTTTTTCAAGTCCTCAACCACCACGGGTTGCCCTTCAAAGGCGGTTTGCCCCGCAAACATCTCTCCGATGGAAATCTCCTGATATTTCTCAATGACCTCACGGGGTAACCCCCGGGACACCTTCAAAACCAGTTTGTCCGTTGCCTCATCCCGAAGCCGAATGGCCCCCGCGTGAAAATCCATTACCTCCATTACTTTATCCAGGGTACCTTCCAGAAGGGCCTTTAACTCCAAGGTACGGTTGGTGGTTGTAGCAATAAGATTTAAGGTAGACAACTGTGTGGTTCGTTGTTCCACCTTCTGTTCCAAATTGGAATAGGATTCTTTTAGTTTTACCGCCATATTATTAAACTCATTGGCCAGTTGTTCGATTTCATCATTGGTTCGAATATCCAACCGAACATCTAAATTTCCACTGGCAATCTTCTCTGCCCCATCATGCAAGAGCTGTATGGGTCTGGCCAACTTTTTTGAAAGGAAAATACCCATAAAGGCCACAAAAACAATTAGCGCAATTCCGGAAAAAGCCACCGATTGAAGTAGAGAATTGATAGGGGCATAGAGCTCATCCGATCTCTCTCTGATAAAACTATGCCATGTCATTCCAGTGGAATTTTGGGTAATTTCTGAGGTTTTGACCACTGGGGCAAAACCAATAATGGAATTTTTTTCCACCCTCATCTCATGACTATCATCATCCGCTAAAACCCAATTCGGCAAGGGAGAGGTTATTCTGGAAACAAGGGTCTCATTTAATAATTTTCCCGTTGGCATGATGGGGCAAATGAGGACACGCCCTATGGAATCAACGAGCATCGCATGCCCAGATTCTCCAAACCGGATATCTAAAATTGGAGGCCCAAGCAACGCCCGAATGTTATGAAACACCACTAAAATCCCACTAACCTTTTGCTTTTTTTCATCAATAACGGGAACCGCCACATTGATAGCCCAAACCTGAGCTTTTTCATTAAAATAAAGGTCCCCTATATAGGTCCTCCCAATCCCGTCATTATAGGCCGTCTTCCACCAGGGCTTTTCTGCATTGATGAAATCAGGTAAAGGATTAACACTTGCCACCAAAGTCCCTTGATCATTGGTTAGAAAAAAGGCAATATATTTCTCCTTTTTGGTCATCATATAATTTCTTAAATATCGGGAACTGTCATTATGAAGTATTTCCTCTCTGAGGGAGGGATCTCCCTCTTTCCACAGCCTTTCCAACTGGTTTAAATTTTTTGTTTTTTGCATTCCCTCAATTTGCTGGGCTTCTAAATTGGAATTTTCAATGGCCTTTTTAATTTGTATGGTAGTGGCCAGATGTTTTTTACTATCCACTTCTCTTTCTATAACCAAATCGGTTTTTTGAGAGGCCTGCAAAGCCAACCCCTTAAAGTTCTCACCCATCGATTCCCGCAACTTCAGCGTTCCATTCCAATAGGTAATAAACAATCCAAACAAAACCGGAATCAAACCCACTATCAGCAGGGAAAGCACAATCTTCGTTCTGAGCCACCTCTTTTTAACTTTTAAATTTAAGGGCACCATATCCCTTCCTTGAAATTTTGGAATATAGAAATATAACCATAGAAGTTAAGTAAGGGAAACAACTAGTTAGGGAATTTTAACATATTATGAATAGGGATTTCTATGCCCTATCTGAATTAGGGAGAATTCTCTTTTTTGATGATTTTATTGGCTTTTTGGGGATCCAATTTAATCAGAAATAAAAAACAAACAAATCTATCCGGTGGGTCCCTGAATGAAGGCTTCAAAAAAAACCGACCATTAGATAAATTTACCGGTTCCAAACAAAGGTCCAACCTAACGATCAGGAAAGGATACTTTATTTCCCCCATTTGCTTTAGCAAGGAAAAGCATTCGATCTGCAGTGCACAATAAATGTGCAATATCCGGAGAGTGGGTAGGGAAACAGGCCCCTCCAATACTCACCGTCCGATCAACCGGTTTGGATTTAGGCGTATCAATATCTTTTTCAATAAATCCCCTTACCCGTTCAGCCACACAAAAAGCGTCTTCCCCTTCAACAAACGGGAGAATAACCCAAAACCGTTTGTCGTCTCTCCTGGCAATTAAGTCCGTTCCACGAATTTTCTTCCGAATCAACTGGCAAACATGGGGTAATGTTTCATCTGTTTCCGGGTGATCCAATTCCAAATCCAAAAAGGAAACATAATATAAATATCTCATGGCGAGTTTTCCCTCTAACTCCAAAAGGTATTTAAAGAAATTCATTGGGACAGTAGGACAATGGAAATCAAGCATGGGGTCACCTCCTTTCAAACAGAACGGAAAAAAAATCGATAACTGGAATCCTTTCCTCTTTAAAAAAAAACGCCTTACCTTTGAGCCCATGGTAATATCGTTTTTCGTGTTTGAAATGGTATCATTGGTATTTTTGGCCTCTTCCTCTCCGGTAAATAACAATTGACCCTTTGAGGTAAGAAAAAATATATCAAACATTTTTAAAGATGGGGTAATCAGTTAATCAAGAAATCTTCAGGGAAGGTCAAATTTCAATTTGGTGGAATTGGAAAATCAAAAAAAAGAAGATGACCAAGGAAGGGTCGACCCGCTTACAGGAAAGAATCCGGTTTAAAGAAAGGATCAGGAAGATTAAAAATCCTGAAAAAAGGGGGAGGATGGACACGAACCAAAAAGCCTATATGATGAGCGAAAAAAGTTTACACCACTTTCCCCTCTCGGAAGAAGGAGGGAAGTAATTTTAAAAAAAAGCCAGTACTCGCCAACCGGGAAAACTCTTTTTATTCGTCCTCTATATCTGCAAACTTATATCCCATTCCTCTCACCGTTTTGATATAAATGGGATTGGAGGAATCCTCTTCAATCTTAGCCCTTAAATTTCCAATATGAACATCAATCACGCGGTCAACCACACTTACATCTTCATAGGAATAAATTTTCTGAATGAGTTGTTCCCGAGAAAAAACCCTCCCGGGCAAATTGGCCAAGGCTTGAAGGATTTCAAATTCATAGACCGTCAATTTGATTTCCTGGTTTTTAACGGTGACTTTACATTTTTCAAAATCAACCTCCAGGTCCAAATATTTTATTTTTTTTCGAGAACCCGGATCTGTCGGAACACATCGGCGGAGAATGGCTTTTACCCGCGCAGTCAGTTCCCGGGTACTAAAAGGCTTGGTGATATAATCATCGGCTCCAATGGTTAACCCCAGGATCCTTTCAAACTC
It includes:
- a CDS encoding ATP-binding protein, whose protein sequence is MVPLNLKVKKRWLRTKIVLSLLIVGLIPVLFGLFITYWNGTLKLRESMGENFKGLALQASQKTDLVIEREVDSKKHLATTIQIKKAIENSNLEAQQIEGMQKTKNLNQLERLWKEGDPSLREEILHNDSSRYLRNYMMTKKEKYIAFFLTNDQGTLVASVNPLPDFINAEKPWWKTAYNDGIGRTYIGDLYFNEKAQVWAINVAVPVIDEKKQKVSGILVVFHNIRALLGPPILDIRFGESGHAMLVDSIGRVLICPIMPTGKLLNETLVSRITSPLPNWVLADDDSHEMRVEKNSIIGFAPVVKTSEITQNSTGMTWHSFIRERSDELYAPINSLLQSVAFSGIALIVFVAFMGIFLSKKLARPIQLLHDGAEKIASGNLDVRLDIRTNDEIEQLANEFNNMAVKLKESYSNLEQKVEQRTTQLSTLNLIATTTNRTLELKALLEGTLDKVMEVMDFHAGAIRLRDEATDKLVLKVSRGLPREVIEKYQEISIGEMFAGQTAFEGQPVVVEDLKKTPKSGGPFQSLGMVTVVAIPLKSKDRVLGTLTGASRTPRSFSPQDMELLLSIGSQLSIAIENATLFIRTKAMVEQLQEADRFKTEFFSNISHQLRTPMTSIIGNSEFLLTGKGGDLNPKQNECIESIQESGKLLLNEINNLLDLSRIKAGKMEVKLGEFSVEKLVKRCRVTVAPLAAKKKQKIEFQIKTQGEDYKFEDGELMINADQTKVQQILLNLLSNAIKFTPKNGIISIRSSSCLLKGEPAVEISVIDNGKGIRKEDREKIFDDFKQLDSSDAREHMGSGLGLPIAKKYVDMHGGQIFVDSQFGRGSTFTFILPKRIASEEGLHIKASELEATEVIPQIHKNPITEPQKGRKEDWVDPLTGLFNEKYLEDFLHRNEFKSKEGKEPLALVFTRIRHFKNFNKRRGKEVGDETIKGVARIFQENLKGRDLLCRCYGSTFGIMLDGTDKENAIGVGKKLKGLVEDTHGVLMEGKNKEPIFLNVVVSSYPNEFLTPHSILSQGVQALNEAEQKSRDDIITL
- a CDS encoding diguanylate cyclase; translated protein: MLDFHCPTVPMNFFKYLLELEGKLAMRYLYYVSFLDLELDHPETDETLPHVCQLIRKKIRGTDLIARRDDKRFWVILPFVEGEDAFCVAERVRGFIEKDIDTPKSKPVDRTVSIGGACFPTHSPDIAHLLCTADRMLFLAKANGGNKVSFPDR
- a CDS encoding response regulator transcription factor; its protein translation is MALMEQAPEAMHMKKKSLANPILIVEDDSSVSSLISNTLQAEGFPTICAKDGPEGIAFFEKHDPILIILDLGLPKVDGFEVCQHIRKQSKVPIIMVTVKGDEFERILGLTIGADDYITKPFSTRELTARVKAILRRCVPTDPGSRKKIKYLDLEVDFEKCKVTVKNQEIKLTVYEFEILQALANLPGRVFSREQLIQKIYSYEDVSVVDRVIDVHIGNLRAKIEEDSSNPIYIKTVRGMGYKFADIEDE